CGGGGCTCAAGGTGGACATCGTCTCGTTCAGTGTCGATCCGTCATACGATAAACCGGACAAGCTCCGCGCCTTTGCAAAGGAACACGGGGCCAAGACGGACAACTGGCATTTTCTAACCGGCTACTCGGATGAAGAGATTCGCAATTTCGCTCAATCGGCGTTTAAACAGGATCTGATGCGCTCTGAAACCAATGGCACAGTGATGATCAGCCATACAGCCCGTTTCTATCTGATAGGTCCTGATGGCCGAGTGATGAAAATCTACGACGGTCTCCGACCGGACGAGAAAGCCATCGTCAATGACATTCGGCAACTTCAGAAGTAACGGATGACAAAGGCCCGTTTCCATGAGGAAGCGGGCTTTTATCTCCATATGATCATTTTTGCGTCATCGTTCTCCATTTGATGCTTGGTAACAATCGTGGAACACGTTGTTTGTATTTCTCATACTGATCGCCAAAAGTGTTCGTCATCATCTCCTCTTCAACCCGAATTCTGTTCAGAAATACGAACAGTATCATGAGAAAGCCCAGAAAAATCGAACCTTCCCCCAGTGAAAACGCAGAACCGAGTATCATGCCGAGAACTCCGGTGTAAATGGGGTGTCTTGTGATTTGATACGGCTCGTCAGTGATTAATTGGTGATCTTCCTTAACTGCCGCAATAACGCGCCCATAAAGTGACAATCGTGGATACGATTAATAAAACTGTCCCGG
This is a stretch of genomic DNA from Polycladomyces subterraneus. It encodes these proteins:
- a CDS encoding SCO family protein produces the protein MSVNRRKGCWGIAILLMCLVLTACGQAAPSKPSTSTSNAHTNNQSNDVSQLNWRVPEFRYTDQNGQAFGLSQLKGKVWLANLIFTRCPDICPPMTSNMARIQKALDQAGLKVDIVSFSVDPSYDKPDKLRAFAKEHGAKTDNWHFLTGYSDEEIRNFAQSAFKQDLMRSETNGTVMISHTARFYLIGPDGRVMKIYDGLRPDEKAIVNDIRQLQK
- a CDS encoding methyltransferase family protein, with protein sequence MSLYGRVIAAVKEDHQLITDEPYQITRHPIYTGVLGMILGSAFSLGEGSIFLGFLMILFVFLNRIRVEEEMMTNTFGDQYEKYKQRVPRLLPSIKWRTMTQK